In Felis catus isolate Fca126 chromosome A3, F.catus_Fca126_mat1.0, whole genome shotgun sequence, a single genomic region encodes these proteins:
- the TTC32 gene encoding tetratricopeptide repeat protein 32, which yields MDGQQGQPSQASLALAQAHFNKGEYAEAETLYSAYIRQCACAGSEGAAPVSKCSPEDLATAYNNRGQIKYLRVDFYEAMDDYTSAIRVQPTFEVPYYNRGLILYRLGYFDDALEDFKKVLDLNPGFQDATLSLKQTILDKEEKQRRINEKNY from the exons ATGGATGGGCAGCAAGGGCAACCAAGCCAAGCATCGCTGGCACTCGCCCAAGCTCACTTCAACAAGGGTGAATACGCGGAAGCCGAGACGCTGTACTCCGCTTACATTCGCCAGTGCGCCTGTGCAGGCTCCGAGGGAGCTGCGCCCGTGAG CAAATGCAGCCCCGAGGATTTGGCTACTGCGTATAACAACAGGGGGCAAATCAAGTACTTGAGGGTTGATTTTTATGAAGCCATGGATGACTACACATCTGCCATACGAGTCCAGCCCACGTTCGAAGTTCCGTATTACAACAGAGGGTTGATATTGTATAGGCTGG GATACTTTGATGATGCTTTGGAAGATTTCAAGAAGGTATTAGACTTAAATCCTGGATTCCAAGATGCTACCTTGAGCTTAAAACAGACTATtctagacaaagaagaaaaacaaagaagaattaatgaaaaaaattattga